In the Taeniopygia guttata chromosome 12, bTaeGut7.mat, whole genome shotgun sequence genome, one interval contains:
- the NINJ1 gene encoding ninjurin-1 isoform X1 produces MGPSPGRLGLAGAREASARLRPPARGAGRALSSAGPGPARNPPPAGREGEPGGARRGGGGGRPRRREWPRSRAGRPGPLREPLLRGESSPRPPPVSLLSRAAAMDSGSETHELNGTAEGAESAAEEQRRRWQWFQRNRPININHYANKKSAAESMLDIALLMANASQLKAVMEQGPSFSFYVPLIILIGLSLTLQVMVGVLLIFLVKYDLNNPAKHGKLNFLNNLATGLVFIIVVVNVFITAFGVQKPVAEPASRQ; encoded by the exons ATGGGGCCCAGCCCGGGCCGGCTGGGTTTGGCCGGTGCCCGTGAAGCCTCTGCCCGgctccgcccgcccgcccggggcGCTGGGCGAGCGCTGAGCtccgccgggcccggccctgCGCGGAACCCTCCGCCCGCGGGAAGGGAGGGGGAGCCCGGGGGAGCCCGGCGAGGAGGCGGGGGAGGGCGGCCCCGCCGGCGGGAGTGGCCCCGGAGCCGTGCGGGCAGGCCGGGCCCGCTCCGGGAACCGCTGCTCCGCGGGGAATCCTCCCCTCGGCCCCCGCCCGTGTCCCTCTTGTCCCGGGCGGCCGCGATGGACTCCGGCAGCGAGACCCACGAACTCAACGGGACGGCGGAGGGCGCGGAGTCGGCGGCCGAGGAGCAG CGCAGAAGGTGGCAGTGGTTCCAAAGGAACAGACCCATCAACATCAACCACTACGCCAACAAGAAGAGCGCGGCCGAGAGCATGCTGGACATCGCCCTGCTGATGGCCAATGCCTCCCAGCTCAAAGCTGTCATGGAGCAAGGGccctccttttccttctacGTCCCACTGATCATTCTCATCGGTCTGTCGCTCACCCTGCAAGTTATGGTGGGAGTGCTCCTAATATTCCTTG TAAAATATGACCTTAACAACCCTGCAAAGCATGGAAAGCTGAATTTCCTCAACAACCTTGCAACTGGACTGGTATTCATTATAGTAGTTGTGAATGTTTTTATCACTGCCTTTGGAGTGCAGAAACCAGTTGCTGAGCCAGCATCAAGACAGTAA
- the NINJ1 gene encoding ninjurin-1 isoform X2, which produces MGPSPGRLGLAGAREASARLRPPARGAGRALSSAGPGPARNPPPAGREGEPGGARRGGGGGRPRRREWPRSRAGRPGPLREPLLRGESSPRPPPVSLLSRAAAMDSGSETHELNGTAEGAESAAEEQRRRWQWFQRNRPININHYANKKSAAESMLDIALLMANASQLKAVMEQGPSFSFYVPLIILIGLSLTLQVMVGVLLIFLGI; this is translated from the exons ATGGGGCCCAGCCCGGGCCGGCTGGGTTTGGCCGGTGCCCGTGAAGCCTCTGCCCGgctccgcccgcccgcccggggcGCTGGGCGAGCGCTGAGCtccgccgggcccggccctgCGCGGAACCCTCCGCCCGCGGGAAGGGAGGGGGAGCCCGGGGGAGCCCGGCGAGGAGGCGGGGGAGGGCGGCCCCGCCGGCGGGAGTGGCCCCGGAGCCGTGCGGGCAGGCCGGGCCCGCTCCGGGAACCGCTGCTCCGCGGGGAATCCTCCCCTCGGCCCCCGCCCGTGTCCCTCTTGTCCCGGGCGGCCGCGATGGACTCCGGCAGCGAGACCCACGAACTCAACGGGACGGCGGAGGGCGCGGAGTCGGCGGCCGAGGAGCAG CGCAGAAGGTGGCAGTGGTTCCAAAGGAACAGACCCATCAACATCAACCACTACGCCAACAAGAAGAGCGCGGCCGAGAGCATGCTGGACATCGCCCTGCTGATGGCCAATGCCTCCCAGCTCAAAGCTGTCATGGAGCAAGGGccctccttttccttctacGTCCCACTGATCATTCTCATCGGTCTGTCGCTCACCCTGCAAGTTATGGTGGGAGTGCTCCTAATATTCCTTG
- the NINJ1 gene encoding ninjurin-1 encodes MDSGSETHELNGTAEGAESAAEEQRRRWQWFQRNRPININHYANKKSAAESMLDIALLMANASQLKAVMEQGPSFSFYVPLIILIGLSLTLQVMVGVLLIFLVKYDLNNPAKHGKLNFLNNLATGLVFIIVVVNVFITAFGVQKPVAEPASRQ; translated from the exons ATGGACTCCGGCAGCGAGACCCACGAACTCAACGGGACGGCGGAGGGCGCGGAGTCGGCGGCCGAGGAGCAG CGCAGAAGGTGGCAGTGGTTCCAAAGGAACAGACCCATCAACATCAACCACTACGCCAACAAGAAGAGCGCGGCCGAGAGCATGCTGGACATCGCCCTGCTGATGGCCAATGCCTCCCAGCTCAAAGCTGTCATGGAGCAAGGGccctccttttccttctacGTCCCACTGATCATTCTCATCGGTCTGTCGCTCACCCTGCAAGTTATGGTGGGAGTGCTCCTAATATTCCTTG TAAAATATGACCTTAACAACCCTGCAAAGCATGGAAAGCTGAATTTCCTCAACAACCTTGCAACTGGACTGGTATTCATTATAGTAGTTGTGAATGTTTTTATCACTGCCTTTGGAGTGCAGAAACCAGTTGCTGAGCCAGCATCAAGACAGTAA
- the CARD19 gene encoding caspase recruitment domain-containing protein 19 isoform X6 has protein sequence MLYRSYQSYCHRLQHDMYFLTSTSRLNEQVVDKIVLQLNRVYPQILTNEEAEKFRNPKASLHTRLSDLLKHLQKKGDRHCQEFYRALQINAELLFNDLPSRKILKTPDPTEIDTDKEQYMLNDRGPVFFLACFSMAAGLAFFWYCCNSETQVTGRARRILGFSPIIIGRHVRNICMLYLEDMSKN, from the exons ATCAGTCGTATTGTCATCGGCTGCAGCATGACATGTATTTCCTTACAAGTACTAGCCGACTGAATGAGCAAGTGGTTGATAAAATTGTTCTTCAGCTTAACAGAGTCTATCCCCAAATTCTTACCaatgaagaagcagaaaag TTCAGGAACCCAAAGGCATCACTTCATACCAGGCTCTCAGATCTGTTAAAACACCTCCAAAAGAAAGGAGACAGACACTGTCAGGAGTTTTACAGGGCTCTGCAGATCAATGCTGAACTGCTGTTTAATGATCTGCCAAGCAGGAAAATCTTGA AAACCCCAGATCCCACAGAGATAGACACTGACAAGGAGCAATATATGCTAAATGACAGGG GCCCAGTGTTTTTCCTGGCATGTTTCAGCATGGCTGCAGGACTGGCCTTTTTCTGGTACTGCTGCAACTCAG AAACGCAAGTCACAGGAAGAGCCAGGAGAATCTTGGGTTTTTCTCCTATTATCATAGGAAGACATGTTAGAAATATTTGTATGTTGTATTTGGAAGACATGtcaaaaaattaa
- the CARD19 gene encoding caspase recruitment domain-containing protein 19 isoform X4: protein MASVKNGTTLPVLDVIAAFILIKKKGLKQGGPRAEQGRSRRGYCSTGAGCSEQRCPRCSRWSGAGSVDQSYCHRLQHDMYFLTSTSRLNEQVVDKIVLQLNRVYPQILTNEEAEKFRNPKASLHTRLSDLLKHLQKKGDRHCQEFYRALQINAELLFNDLPSRKILSPVFFLACFSMAAGLAFFWYCCNSETQVTGRARRILGFSPIIIGRHVRNICMLYLEDMSKN, encoded by the exons ATGGCCAGTGTTAAAAACGGGACCACGCTCCCGGTACTAGACGTGATTGCAGCATTTATtctaataaaaaagaaaggcctAAAGCAAGGGGGCCCGCGGGCTGAGCAGGGGCGTTCCCGTCGAGGATACTGCAGCACCGGCGCCGGGTGTTCTGAGCAGCGATGTCCCCGATGTTCGAGGTGGAGCGGCGCGGGTTCAGTGG ATCAGTCGTATTGTCATCGGCTGCAGCATGACATGTATTTCCTTACAAGTACTAGCCGACTGAATGAGCAAGTGGTTGATAAAATTGTTCTTCAGCTTAACAGAGTCTATCCCCAAATTCTTACCaatgaagaagcagaaaag TTCAGGAACCCAAAGGCATCACTTCATACCAGGCTCTCAGATCTGTTAAAACACCTCCAAAAGAAAGGAGACAGACACTGTCAGGAGTTTTACAGGGCTCTGCAGATCAATGCTGAACTGCTGTTTAATGATCTGCCAAGCAGGAAAATCTTGA GCCCAGTGTTTTTCCTGGCATGTTTCAGCATGGCTGCAGGACTGGCCTTTTTCTGGTACTGCTGCAACTCAG AAACGCAAGTCACAGGAAGAGCCAGGAGAATCTTGGGTTTTTCTCCTATTATCATAGGAAGACATGTTAGAAATATTTGTATGTTGTATTTGGAAGACATGtcaaaaaattaa
- the CARD19 gene encoding caspase recruitment domain-containing protein 19 isoform X2 has translation MASVKNGTTLPVLDVIAAFILIKKKGLKQGGPRAEQGRSRRGYCSTGAGCSEQRCPRCSRWSGAGSVDQSYCHRLQHDMYFLTSTSRLNEQVVDKIVLQLNRVYPQILTNEEAEKFRNPKASLHTRLSDLLKHLQKKGDRHCQEFYRALQINAELLFNDLPSRKILKTPDPTEIDTDKEQYMLNDRGPVFFLACFSMAAGLAFFWYCCNSETQVTGRARRILGFSPIIIGRHVRNICMLYLEDMSKN, from the exons ATGGCCAGTGTTAAAAACGGGACCACGCTCCCGGTACTAGACGTGATTGCAGCATTTATtctaataaaaaagaaaggcctAAAGCAAGGGGGCCCGCGGGCTGAGCAGGGGCGTTCCCGTCGAGGATACTGCAGCACCGGCGCCGGGTGTTCTGAGCAGCGATGTCCCCGATGTTCGAGGTGGAGCGGCGCGGGTTCAGTGG ATCAGTCGTATTGTCATCGGCTGCAGCATGACATGTATTTCCTTACAAGTACTAGCCGACTGAATGAGCAAGTGGTTGATAAAATTGTTCTTCAGCTTAACAGAGTCTATCCCCAAATTCTTACCaatgaagaagcagaaaag TTCAGGAACCCAAAGGCATCACTTCATACCAGGCTCTCAGATCTGTTAAAACACCTCCAAAAGAAAGGAGACAGACACTGTCAGGAGTTTTACAGGGCTCTGCAGATCAATGCTGAACTGCTGTTTAATGATCTGCCAAGCAGGAAAATCTTGA AAACCCCAGATCCCACAGAGATAGACACTGACAAGGAGCAATATATGCTAAATGACAGGG GCCCAGTGTTTTTCCTGGCATGTTTCAGCATGGCTGCAGGACTGGCCTTTTTCTGGTACTGCTGCAACTCAG AAACGCAAGTCACAGGAAGAGCCAGGAGAATCTTGGGTTTTTCTCCTATTATCATAGGAAGACATGTTAGAAATATTTGTATGTTGTATTTGGAAGACATGtcaaaaaattaa
- the CARD19 gene encoding caspase recruitment domain-containing protein 19 isoform X8, translated as MADQSYCHRLQHDMYFLTSTSRLNEQVVDKIVLQLNRVYPQILTNEEAEKFRNPKASLHTRLSDLLKHLQKKGDRHCQEFYRALQINAELLFNDLPSRKILKTPDPTEIDTDKEQYMLNDRGPVFFLACFSMAAGLAFFWYCCNSETQVTGRARRILGFSPIIIGRHVRNICMLYLEDMSKN; from the exons aTGGCCG ATCAGTCGTATTGTCATCGGCTGCAGCATGACATGTATTTCCTTACAAGTACTAGCCGACTGAATGAGCAAGTGGTTGATAAAATTGTTCTTCAGCTTAACAGAGTCTATCCCCAAATTCTTACCaatgaagaagcagaaaag TTCAGGAACCCAAAGGCATCACTTCATACCAGGCTCTCAGATCTGTTAAAACACCTCCAAAAGAAAGGAGACAGACACTGTCAGGAGTTTTACAGGGCTCTGCAGATCAATGCTGAACTGCTGTTTAATGATCTGCCAAGCAGGAAAATCTTGA AAACCCCAGATCCCACAGAGATAGACACTGACAAGGAGCAATATATGCTAAATGACAGGG GCCCAGTGTTTTTCCTGGCATGTTTCAGCATGGCTGCAGGACTGGCCTTTTTCTGGTACTGCTGCAACTCAG AAACGCAAGTCACAGGAAGAGCCAGGAGAATCTTGGGTTTTTCTCCTATTATCATAGGAAGACATGTTAGAAATATTTGTATGTTGTATTTGGAAGACATGtcaaaaaattaa
- the CARD19 gene encoding caspase recruitment domain-containing protein 19 isoform X9, with translation MAARWDCASTPGEHTDQSYCHRLQHDMYFLTSTSRLNEQVVDKIVLQLNRVYPQILTNEEAEKFRNPKASLHTRLSDLLKHLQKKGDRHCQEFYRALQINAELLFNDLPSRKILKTPDPTEIDTDKEQYMLNDRGPVFFLACFSMAAGLAFFWYCCNSGELLRGFSCLPSLSRDRMSWAPRLTGLCNRVGQGVIIH, from the exons aTGGCCG CTCGCTGGGATTGTGCCTCTACACCTGGGGAGCACACAG ATCAGTCGTATTGTCATCGGCTGCAGCATGACATGTATTTCCTTACAAGTACTAGCCGACTGAATGAGCAAGTGGTTGATAAAATTGTTCTTCAGCTTAACAGAGTCTATCCCCAAATTCTTACCaatgaagaagcagaaaag TTCAGGAACCCAAAGGCATCACTTCATACCAGGCTCTCAGATCTGTTAAAACACCTCCAAAAGAAAGGAGACAGACACTGTCAGGAGTTTTACAGGGCTCTGCAGATCAATGCTGAACTGCTGTTTAATGATCTGCCAAGCAGGAAAATCTTGA AAACCCCAGATCCCACAGAGATAGACACTGACAAGGAGCAATATATGCTAAATGACAGGG GCCCAGTGTTTTTCCTGGCATGTTTCAGCATGGCTGCAGGACTGGCCTTTTTCTGGTACTGCTGCAACTCAGGTGAGCTTCTCAGGGgcttctcctgcctgccttccctCAGCAGGGATAGAATGAGCTGGGCTCCTCGTCTGACAGGGCTCTGTAACAGGGTGGGTCAAGGTGTCATCATTCATTGA
- the CARD19 gene encoding caspase recruitment domain-containing protein 19 isoform X5 gives MLYRSYQSYCHRLQHDMYFLTSTSRLNEQVVDKIVLQLNRVYPQILTNEEAEKFRNPKASLHTRLSDLLKHLQKKGDRHCQEFYRALQINAELLFNDLPSRKILKTPDPTEIDTDKEQYMLNDRGPVFFLACFSMAAGLAFFWYCCNSGELLRGFSCLPSLSRDRMSWAPRLTGLCNRVGQGVIIH, from the exons ATCAGTCGTATTGTCATCGGCTGCAGCATGACATGTATTTCCTTACAAGTACTAGCCGACTGAATGAGCAAGTGGTTGATAAAATTGTTCTTCAGCTTAACAGAGTCTATCCCCAAATTCTTACCaatgaagaagcagaaaag TTCAGGAACCCAAAGGCATCACTTCATACCAGGCTCTCAGATCTGTTAAAACACCTCCAAAAGAAAGGAGACAGACACTGTCAGGAGTTTTACAGGGCTCTGCAGATCAATGCTGAACTGCTGTTTAATGATCTGCCAAGCAGGAAAATCTTGA AAACCCCAGATCCCACAGAGATAGACACTGACAAGGAGCAATATATGCTAAATGACAGGG GCCCAGTGTTTTTCCTGGCATGTTTCAGCATGGCTGCAGGACTGGCCTTTTTCTGGTACTGCTGCAACTCAGGTGAGCTTCTCAGGGgcttctcctgcctgccttccctCAGCAGGGATAGAATGAGCTGGGCTCCTCGTCTGACAGGGCTCTGTAACAGGGTGGGTCAAGGTGTCATCATTCATTGA
- the CARD19 gene encoding caspase recruitment domain-containing protein 19 isoform X7 yields the protein MADQSYCHRLQHDMYFLTSTSRLNEQVVDKIVLQLNRVYPQILTNEEAEKFRNPKASLHTRLSDLLKHLQKKGDRHCQEFYRALQINAELLFNDLPSRKILKTPDPTEIDTDKEQYMLNDRGPVFFLACFSMAAGLAFFWYCCNSGELLRGFSCLPSLSRDRMSWAPRLTGLCNRVGQGVIIH from the exons aTGGCCG ATCAGTCGTATTGTCATCGGCTGCAGCATGACATGTATTTCCTTACAAGTACTAGCCGACTGAATGAGCAAGTGGTTGATAAAATTGTTCTTCAGCTTAACAGAGTCTATCCCCAAATTCTTACCaatgaagaagcagaaaag TTCAGGAACCCAAAGGCATCACTTCATACCAGGCTCTCAGATCTGTTAAAACACCTCCAAAAGAAAGGAGACAGACACTGTCAGGAGTTTTACAGGGCTCTGCAGATCAATGCTGAACTGCTGTTTAATGATCTGCCAAGCAGGAAAATCTTGA AAACCCCAGATCCCACAGAGATAGACACTGACAAGGAGCAATATATGCTAAATGACAGGG GCCCAGTGTTTTTCCTGGCATGTTTCAGCATGGCTGCAGGACTGGCCTTTTTCTGGTACTGCTGCAACTCAGGTGAGCTTCTCAGGGgcttctcctgcctgccttccctCAGCAGGGATAGAATGAGCTGGGCTCCTCGTCTGACAGGGCTCTGTAACAGGGTGGGTCAAGGTGTCATCATTCATTGA
- the CARD19 gene encoding caspase recruitment domain-containing protein 19 isoform X3: MASVKNGTTLPVLDVIAAFILIKKKGLKQGGPRAEQGRSRRGYCSTGAGCSEQRCPRCSRWSGAGSVDQSYCHRLQHDMYFLTSTSRLNEQVVDKIVLQLNRVYPQILTNEEAEKFRNPKASLHTRLSDLLKHLQKKGDRHCQEFYRALQINAELLFNDLPSRKILSPVFFLACFSMAAGLAFFWYCCNSGELLRGFSCLPSLSRDRMSWAPRLTGLCNRVGQGVIIH; this comes from the exons ATGGCCAGTGTTAAAAACGGGACCACGCTCCCGGTACTAGACGTGATTGCAGCATTTATtctaataaaaaagaaaggcctAAAGCAAGGGGGCCCGCGGGCTGAGCAGGGGCGTTCCCGTCGAGGATACTGCAGCACCGGCGCCGGGTGTTCTGAGCAGCGATGTCCCCGATGTTCGAGGTGGAGCGGCGCGGGTTCAGTGG ATCAGTCGTATTGTCATCGGCTGCAGCATGACATGTATTTCCTTACAAGTACTAGCCGACTGAATGAGCAAGTGGTTGATAAAATTGTTCTTCAGCTTAACAGAGTCTATCCCCAAATTCTTACCaatgaagaagcagaaaag TTCAGGAACCCAAAGGCATCACTTCATACCAGGCTCTCAGATCTGTTAAAACACCTCCAAAAGAAAGGAGACAGACACTGTCAGGAGTTTTACAGGGCTCTGCAGATCAATGCTGAACTGCTGTTTAATGATCTGCCAAGCAGGAAAATCTTGA GCCCAGTGTTTTTCCTGGCATGTTTCAGCATGGCTGCAGGACTGGCCTTTTTCTGGTACTGCTGCAACTCAGGTGAGCTTCTCAGGGgcttctcctgcctgccttccctCAGCAGGGATAGAATGAGCTGGGCTCCTCGTCTGACAGGGCTCTGTAACAGGGTGGGTCAAGGTGTCATCATTCATTGA
- the CARD19 gene encoding caspase recruitment domain-containing protein 19 isoform X1, with amino-acid sequence MASVKNGTTLPVLDVIAAFILIKKKGLKQGGPRAEQGRSRRGYCSTGAGCSEQRCPRCSRWSGAGSVDQSYCHRLQHDMYFLTSTSRLNEQVVDKIVLQLNRVYPQILTNEEAEKFRNPKASLHTRLSDLLKHLQKKGDRHCQEFYRALQINAELLFNDLPSRKILKTPDPTEIDTDKEQYMLNDRGPVFFLACFSMAAGLAFFWYCCNSGELLRGFSCLPSLSRDRMSWAPRLTGLCNRVGQGVIIH; translated from the exons ATGGCCAGTGTTAAAAACGGGACCACGCTCCCGGTACTAGACGTGATTGCAGCATTTATtctaataaaaaagaaaggcctAAAGCAAGGGGGCCCGCGGGCTGAGCAGGGGCGTTCCCGTCGAGGATACTGCAGCACCGGCGCCGGGTGTTCTGAGCAGCGATGTCCCCGATGTTCGAGGTGGAGCGGCGCGGGTTCAGTGG ATCAGTCGTATTGTCATCGGCTGCAGCATGACATGTATTTCCTTACAAGTACTAGCCGACTGAATGAGCAAGTGGTTGATAAAATTGTTCTTCAGCTTAACAGAGTCTATCCCCAAATTCTTACCaatgaagaagcagaaaag TTCAGGAACCCAAAGGCATCACTTCATACCAGGCTCTCAGATCTGTTAAAACACCTCCAAAAGAAAGGAGACAGACACTGTCAGGAGTTTTACAGGGCTCTGCAGATCAATGCTGAACTGCTGTTTAATGATCTGCCAAGCAGGAAAATCTTGA AAACCCCAGATCCCACAGAGATAGACACTGACAAGGAGCAATATATGCTAAATGACAGGG GCCCAGTGTTTTTCCTGGCATGTTTCAGCATGGCTGCAGGACTGGCCTTTTTCTGGTACTGCTGCAACTCAGGTGAGCTTCTCAGGGgcttctcctgcctgccttccctCAGCAGGGATAGAATGAGCTGGGCTCCTCGTCTGACAGGGCTCTGTAACAGGGTGGGTCAAGGTGTCATCATTCATTGA